The following proteins come from a genomic window of Frankia casuarinae:
- a CDS encoding purple acid phosphatase family protein, which translates to MAGVAPRLLRPSQSRPRSRAGRSRAGTRSFSHTSLGRTARSATGNRIWENVSHRVTTLPAGASGEIGSGCRRRHEHRHNFIAPRTIRTAGSANGRAPLVTGSPDVALGVHLTFGSDPATSMVVSWLTRTAVPRPQVRFGPAAGGSTGSVTALTRSYTDALTNEVVFAHHAHLSGLLPAADYRYDVGHDGRWGLAHGSFRTAPRHRAAFSFTCFGDQGTDEPHDPYGSAASRHVITGVERLAPLFNLANGDLSYANQRTDPVRAWFDWFAMISASARFRPWMPCNGNHETERGNGALGLAAYQTYFALPQHDEEAYLAGLWYAFTVGGVRFVMLSAADVCYQDSGRVYLHGYSAGRQTSWLRQTLKQARADPGIDWIVVGMHHAAVSTAVEHNGADLGIREEWLPLFDTYEVDLVLCGHEHHYERTHPLRGVVPDSATRTPRPVPGATTPARKTADGAGAAAGDGAGDLLDTSAGTVHLLVGTGGSSSPSAHALFDPPACWVIVGVHEQDPGRWHRQSVRAREDAPWLAFRAPEHPYAFAAFEVDPGEPGGSTSIRVTVYDSSAPTPVPFDRFTLVRPRADAAVPTT; encoded by the coding sequence GTAACAGAATATGGGAAAATGTCAGCCACCGGGTAACCACCTTGCCGGCCGGGGCATCCGGCGAGATCGGGTCCGGTTGCCGGCGCAGGCACGAGCACAGGCACAACTTCATCGCCCCGAGGACGATTCGGACTGCTGGTTCGGCGAACGGGAGAGCTCCGCTGGTGACTGGTAGTCCCGACGTCGCGCTCGGCGTTCACCTGACCTTCGGCTCCGATCCCGCCACGTCCATGGTCGTCTCGTGGCTGACCCGAACGGCCGTCCCTCGGCCCCAGGTACGGTTCGGTCCGGCGGCTGGCGGATCTACCGGCTCGGTGACCGCGCTCACCCGTTCCTACACGGACGCCCTGACAAACGAGGTGGTCTTCGCCCACCATGCGCACCTGTCCGGGCTCCTGCCGGCTGCCGACTACCGCTATGACGTGGGTCATGACGGGCGCTGGGGCTTGGCCCACGGGTCGTTCCGCACGGCTCCGCGGCATCGGGCCGCCTTCAGCTTCACCTGCTTCGGCGACCAGGGCACCGACGAGCCGCACGATCCGTACGGCTCGGCTGCGTCACGCCACGTGATAACCGGAGTGGAACGCCTCGCGCCACTGTTCAACCTCGCGAACGGTGACCTGTCGTACGCCAACCAGCGCACGGATCCGGTTCGCGCCTGGTTCGACTGGTTCGCGATGATCAGCGCCTCCGCCCGGTTCCGGCCGTGGATGCCCTGCAACGGCAACCATGAGACCGAGCGGGGCAACGGAGCTCTGGGGCTCGCCGCCTACCAGACCTACTTCGCCCTTCCCCAGCACGACGAGGAGGCCTACCTCGCCGGGCTCTGGTACGCGTTCACCGTCGGCGGCGTGCGGTTCGTCATGCTCAGCGCCGCCGACGTCTGCTATCAGGACAGCGGGCGGGTCTACCTCCATGGGTACAGCGCCGGCCGGCAGACCTCCTGGTTGAGACAGACCCTCAAACAGGCCCGCGCCGATCCCGGTATCGACTGGATCGTCGTCGGCATGCACCACGCCGCGGTGTCGACCGCGGTGGAGCACAACGGCGCCGACCTCGGTATCCGGGAAGAATGGCTGCCGTTGTTCGACACCTACGAGGTGGATCTGGTGCTCTGCGGCCACGAGCACCACTACGAGCGCACTCATCCGCTGCGCGGGGTCGTGCCGGACAGCGCGACCCGGACTCCCCGCCCGGTCCCCGGCGCGACGACGCCCGCCCGGAAGACCGCTGACGGAGCGGGCGCCGCGGCCGGTGACGGGGCCGGTGACCTGCTCGACACCTCGGCGGGCACCGTCCACCTGCTCGTGGGCACCGGAGGATCCTCGTCGCCGTCCGCGCACGCACTGTTCGATCCACCCGCCTGCTGGGTCATCGTCGGCGTGCACGAACAGGATCCCGGCCGGTGGCATCGCCAATCGGTCCGGGCGAGAGAGGACGCGCCCTGGCTCGCCTTCCGGGCACCGGAGCATCCATACGCCTTCGCGGCTTTCGAGGTGGATCCAGGTGAACCGGGCGGCTCGACGAGCATCCGGGTGACCGTGTACGACTCCAGTGCACCGACGCCGGTCCCGTTCGACCGGTTCACCCTCGTCCGGCCACGCGCCGACGCGGCCGTGCCCACCACCTGA